The following proteins come from a genomic window of Lolium rigidum isolate FL_2022 chromosome 5, APGP_CSIRO_Lrig_0.1, whole genome shotgun sequence:
- the LOC124654636 gene encoding mini zinc finger protein 1-like — protein sequence MGPQQDRSAPKTHANGTAAAPERKDGKVVHYKECQRNHAAGIGGYAVDGCREFMASAPEGSPTALLCAACGCHRSFHKREVEAFDCDYESDTSGR from the coding sequence ATGGGGCCCCAGCAGGACCGTTCGGCGCCCAAGACGCACGCCAACGGCACTGCGGCGGCGCCCGAGAGGAAGGACGGCAAGGTGGTGCACTACAAGGAGTGCCAGCGCAACCACGCCGCGGGCATCGGCGGCTACGCCGTCGACGGCTGCCGCGAGTTCATGGCGTCGGCCCCCGAGGGCAGCCCTACGGCTCTCCTCTGCGCCGCCTGCGGCTGCCACCGCAGCTTCCACAAGCGCGAGGTCGAGGCCTTCGACTGCGACTACGagtccgacacctccggccggTGA
- the LOC124655198 gene encoding transcription factor MYB60-like — MGRPPCCDKVGVKKGPWTPEEDIILVSYIQEHGPGNWRSVPINTGLMRCSKSCRLRWTNYLRPGIRRGNFTTHEEGIIVHLQSLLGNRWAAIASYLPQRTDNDIKNYWNTHLKKKLKKQQAIGAIFAPPPPSSSSAEPAANLAATGHLDQHHLYHHHDPMAAFSSNDRYNGGARAGYSIPEVTQTTITMRPSPFADVATDCSSSSYASSMDNISRLLGGFMKSSPPADVKPNIAMASDPFLSFERMSGTGADLAFVSGIPHQQPPQPALMGGASYHDETTGQELLQHQAPLCSIEKWLLDEAAEQVADLMDLSDGCSSLPMLY; from the exons ATGGGGAGGCCACCGTGCTGCGACAAGGTGGGCGTGAAGAAGGGGCCATGGACGCCGGAGGAGGACATCATCCTGGTGTCCTACATCCAGGAGCACGGCCCCGGGAACTGGAGGTCGGTGCCCATCAACACCGGCCTCATGCGCTGCAGCAAGAGCTGCCGCCTCCGCTGGACCAACTACCTCCGTCCCGGCATCCGCCGCGGAAACTTCACCACGCACGAGGAAGGCATCATCGTCCACCTCCAGTCCCTCCTCGGCAACAG ATGGGCGGCGATCGCGTCTTACCTGCCGCAGAGGACAGACAACGACATCAAGAACTACTGGAACACGCACCTCAAGAAGAAGCTCAAGAAGCAGCAAGCCATCGGCGCCATcttcgctccgccgccaccatcctCCAGCTCTGCCGAGCCAGCTGCCAACCTCGCCGCCACCGGACACCTCGACCAACACCACCTATACCACCACCACGACCCGATGGCCGCTTTCAGCTCCAACGACCGCTACAACGGGGGCGCCCGAGCGGGGTACAGCATTCCGGAGGTCACCCAAACTACGATCACCATGCGTCCCTCGCCGTTCGCTGACGTTGCCACcgactgctcctcctcctcctacgccTCCAGCATGGACAACATATCCAGGCTCCTCGGCGGCTTCATGAAGAGCTCCCCGCCCGCCGACGTCAAACCCAACATCGCCATGGCCAGCGACCCTTTCCTGTCCTTTGAGCGCATGTCTGGCACCGGCGCCGACCTGGCGTTCGTCTCCGGCATTCCGCACCAGCAGCCGCCCCAGCCGGCGTTAATGGGAGGCGCCAGCTATCACGACGAGACCACCGGACAGGAGCTGCTGCAGCATCAGGCACCACTGTGTTCGATCGAGAAGTGGCTACTCGACGAGGCCGCCGAGCAGGTTGCCGATCTGATGGACCTTTCCGATGGCTGCTCCTCCTTGCCAATGTTGTATTAG